A part of Pectinatus sottacetonis genomic DNA contains:
- a CDS encoding ECF transporter S component, whose protein sequence is MISNKIKVLTNMAMLVAISLVLVAAINFPLIPAAPYLKYDPADIPILIGTFLFGTYAGLLLTAFTVLLQGLLISTDGGPIGIVMHFAATGTFVVTAGMIFHHVHIKRTEQIALFCGSIAMTIVMVLFNLLLTPLFLGAPLEKIIELLLPVIIPFNLLKAGINAVLTGIIYKSVGKFLQRS, encoded by the coding sequence ATGATCAGCAATAAGATAAAAGTTTTGACAAACATGGCCATGTTGGTAGCAATATCATTAGTATTAGTAGCAGCCATAAATTTTCCGCTTATACCAGCGGCACCATATTTGAAATATGATCCGGCAGATATTCCTATTTTGATAGGGACTTTTTTGTTTGGTACTTATGCAGGTTTGTTATTGACAGCTTTTACAGTGCTTTTGCAAGGGCTGTTGATAAGTACTGACGGTGGTCCAATTGGTATAGTAATGCACTTTGCGGCTACAGGTACCTTTGTGGTGACTGCTGGAATGATTTTTCATCACGTGCATATTAAAAGGACAGAACAAATTGCGTTGTTTTGTGGCAGTATAGCTATGACTATTGTCATGGTTTTGTTTAACCTGCTGCTGACACCTTTATTTTTGGGAGCACCATTAGAAAAAATAATAGAACTTTTGCTACCGGTGATCATTCCATTTAATTTGCTCAAAGCAGGAATAAATGCAGTATTGACGGGGATAATTTATAAATCTGTGGGCAAGTTTTTACAGAGAAGTTAA
- the deoD gene encoding purine-nucleoside phosphorylase — protein sequence MSTHIEAQKEQIADCVLLPGDPLRAKYIAETFLTDVQCYNKIRNAFGYTGTYKGKRVSVQGTGMGMPSISIYVNELIQEYAVKKLIRVGTCGGMRKDVHVRDVIIAQGTTTDSGMIRNTFGEGIYYAPLADFDLLYKAYEITKKSGIPVKIGNVISEDRFYNDEIDRQKLIDYGVLAVEMEAAALYLLAAKYHVQALAVFTTSNNLVTGEETTAKERERSFNDMIKIALDTATAE from the coding sequence ATGAGTACACATATTGAAGCACAGAAAGAACAAATCGCAGATTGCGTTTTACTGCCGGGGGATCCGCTGCGAGCTAAGTATATAGCTGAAACTTTTTTGACGGATGTGCAGTGTTATAATAAAATCCGCAATGCTTTTGGCTATACAGGAACATATAAGGGAAAGCGGGTTTCAGTACAGGGAACAGGTATGGGGATGCCATCAATATCCATTTATGTTAATGAACTTATTCAAGAATATGCTGTAAAAAAACTAATAAGAGTAGGGACATGTGGCGGAATGCGTAAGGATGTACATGTCCGTGATGTGATTATTGCGCAAGGTACAACAACTGATTCGGGCATGATCAGAAATACATTTGGTGAAGGGATATATTATGCTCCTTTAGCTGACTTTGATCTCTTATATAAGGCATATGAAATAACTAAGAAAAGTGGTATTCCGGTAAAAATAGGCAATGTAATTTCTGAAGATCGTTTTTATAATGATGAAATAGACCGCCAGAAACTTATTGATTATGGTGTTTTGGCGGTAGAAATGGAAGCGGCGGCATTGTATTTATTAGCTGCAAAATATCATGTGCAAGCTCTGGCTGTGTTTACAACCAGTAATAATCTCGTTACGGGGGAAGAAACTACAGCCAAAGAACGTGAACGTTCTTTTAACGATATGATAAAAATAGCATTAGATACAGCAACAGCAGAATAA
- a CDS encoding NCS2 family permease, whose product MKKIFIGWGKSRQLIKNEITAGLTAFWAISYIIVVNPLILADAGIPIDLSVFATIFTSVIGCAVMGIWADAPIILVPGMGVNAFFTYTVVMDMGFTWQEALGIAFIAGILFLLVACTCLADILIRAVSPSLKYGITAGIGLFLIELGLEKGQLIEQGKNSLIKLASLQNPAALLTILGLILSLVLYLRRVNGGFFIAIILISIVGNVIGVGKDVSLNVNLDKILLYRNMFFQNSFIHILDFKFWLAAFSMAMILIFDTVGILEGLLPDKTKFKKTFSGSAAVTVVASIMGTSPTVVAAESGAGIISGGTNGIMALTAAVLFMLVLFFVPFLSYIPQSAVAPVIIITGTMMLQQLRYADFSDFSEWFPAVLLTVMIPFSGSISTGLAFGFIVYPIMKLCTSKTNHIHPLMYAVAILFLVDLFVNNY is encoded by the coding sequence GTGAAAAAAATTTTTATTGGCTGGGGAAAGAGCAGACAATTAATAAAAAATGAGATAACGGCCGGGTTGACAGCTTTTTGGGCAATATCGTATATCATTGTTGTTAATCCGCTAATATTGGCAGATGCCGGAATACCAATTGACTTGAGTGTATTTGCAACTATATTTACATCTGTTATAGGCTGTGCAGTAATGGGAATATGGGCGGATGCCCCTATTATTCTTGTACCGGGAATGGGTGTAAATGCTTTCTTTACGTACACTGTAGTAATGGACATGGGATTTACTTGGCAGGAAGCACTGGGAATAGCATTTATAGCAGGAATATTATTTTTGCTGGTGGCCTGTACCTGCCTGGCGGATATTTTAATACGGGCGGTATCACCGTCATTGAAGTATGGGATTACCGCGGGGATAGGTCTTTTTCTAATAGAACTTGGTTTGGAAAAGGGGCAGTTGATAGAACAAGGGAAGAATTCACTTATAAAACTAGCATCTTTGCAAAATCCAGCAGCACTGCTGACCATTTTAGGATTGATATTAAGTTTGGTCTTATATTTGCGCAGGGTTAACGGTGGATTTTTTATTGCTATTATCTTAATTAGTATTGTAGGAAATGTTATAGGTGTAGGAAAAGATGTTTCTTTAAATGTAAATTTAGATAAAATTTTGTTATACCGGAATATGTTTTTTCAGAACAGTTTTATCCATATTTTGGATTTTAAATTTTGGCTGGCAGCGTTTTCTATGGCCATGATTCTTATATTTGATACAGTAGGGATACTGGAAGGGCTGCTACCGGATAAGACTAAGTTTAAAAAAACCTTTTCAGGTTCAGCGGCAGTAACGGTAGTGGCAAGTATTATGGGGACAAGTCCCACTGTTGTTGCTGCTGAAAGTGGTGCCGGGATAATAAGTGGCGGAACTAATGGGATAATGGCATTGACGGCAGCTGTTTTATTTATGCTGGTACTGTTTTTTGTTCCTTTTTTATCGTATATTCCACAGTCAGCAGTTGCCCCGGTCATTATTATTACAGGGACAATGATGCTTCAGCAGTTGCGATATGCTGATTTTAGCGATTTTTCGGAGTGGTTTCCAGCAGTTTTATTGACAGTTATGATCCCTTTTTCCGGAAGTATTTCTACAGGGCTGGCTTTTGGTTTTATTGTGTATCCGATAATGAAACTCTGCACAAGTAAGACTAATCATATCCATCCTTTGATGTATGCAGTAGCAATATTATTTTTGGTGGATTTATTCGTTAATAATTATTAA